The following are encoded together in the Pygocentrus nattereri isolate fPygNat1 chromosome 3, fPygNat1.pri, whole genome shotgun sequence genome:
- the si:dkey-260g12.1 gene encoding tumor necrosis factor receptor superfamily member 1A isoform X2, producing MMVKVLLVVMVILTGGLSSALPLEAESTDCRECPAGQYLLSCHECSSCTEGSYTSQVNRESTCHPCFKNCVAAFHMQVVKACSNASDVVCRCMDGFFCSEKDRYTDHCIQCEPIQTSTSHSTTASTTLLSSKPMPNPTPTPFGMTDIWILIVVLLSVLLIIFITLHLCRQYKKECLKKLVKRCSPGSQKLQGDIVTTSSQRSEPIKHIHAEEVHPHTAASTYSTSDCPTPQPVSTEPPLPAAGNLGPLHIYGANTVFVSLLNQFGQNAGEKDDEDVHQQSLSESDMHCPTPLPLSTEERNRDSSYISFPSQEQGKECHMSKEEGL from the exons ATGATGGTGAAAGTGCTacttgttgtcatggtgataCTGACGGGTGGTCTAAGCTCCGCTCTACCTCTG GAAGCTGAAAGTACAGACTGCAGAGAGTGTCCAGCAG GACAATACTTGTTAAGTTGTCATGAGTGTTCTTCATGTACTGAAGGTTCCTACACAAGCCAGGTGAACAGAGAGAGCACATGCCATCCCTGCTTCAAGAACTGCGTGGCAG cGTTTCACATGCAGGTGGTGAAGGCATGCAGCAATGCCTCTGATGTGGTGTGCCGCTGTATGGACGGCTTTTTCTGCAGTGAGAAAGATCGCTACACAGACCACTGCATCCAGTGTGAACCAATTCAAACTTCAACCTCACACTCAACTACAGCATCAACCACTCTGCTGAGTTCTAAACCTATGCCTAACCCGACCCCGACTCCATTTG GTATGACAGACATTTGGATTTTAATTGTTGTGCTACTGAGTGTGCTACTTATCATCTTCATCACACTGCATCTCTGCCGGCAATATAAAAAGGAGTGCCTGAAGAAAT TGGTGAAGCGATGCTCACCCGGTAGTCAAAAG TTACAGGGGGACATTGTTACTACATCTTCTCAAAGAAGTGAGCCGATCAAACACATCCATGCAGAGGAGGTGCACCCACACACAGCTGCATCCACCTACAGCACCTCAGACTGCCCGACTCCTCAGCCGGTCAGCACAGAGCCGCCTCTACCTGCTGCTGGAAACCTGG gtcCTCTCCACATATATGGTGCAAACACTgtgtttgttagtttgctgaACCAGTTTGGACAGAACGCAGGAGAGAAGGATGACGAGGATGTCCACCAGCAGAGTTTAAGCGAGAGTGATATGCACTGTCCTACTCCACTTCCTCTGTCCACAGAGGAAAGGAACAGAGACAGCAGTTACATCTCTTTTCCCTCTCAAGAGCAAGGGAAAGAATGCCACATGTCCAAAGAAGAAGGATTGTAA
- the si:dkey-260g12.1 gene encoding tumor necrosis factor receptor superfamily member 1A isoform X1, whose product MMVKVLLVVMVILTGGLSSALPLEAESTDCRECPAGQYLLSCHECSSCTEGSYTSQVNRESTCHPCFKNCVAAFHMQVVKACSNASDVVCRCMDGFFCSEKDRYTDHCIQCEPIQTSTSHSTTASTTLLSSKPMPNPTPTPFAGMTDIWILIVVLLSVLLIIFITLHLCRQYKKECLKKLVKRCSPGSQKLQGDIVTTSSQRSEPIKHIHAEEVHPHTAASTYSTSDCPTPQPVSTEPPLPAAGNLGPLHIYGANTVFVSLLNQFGQNAGEKDDEDVHQQSLSESDMHCPTPLPLSTEERNRDSSYISFPSQEQGKECHMSKEEGL is encoded by the exons ATGATGGTGAAAGTGCTacttgttgtcatggtgataCTGACGGGTGGTCTAAGCTCCGCTCTACCTCTG GAAGCTGAAAGTACAGACTGCAGAGAGTGTCCAGCAG GACAATACTTGTTAAGTTGTCATGAGTGTTCTTCATGTACTGAAGGTTCCTACACAAGCCAGGTGAACAGAGAGAGCACATGCCATCCCTGCTTCAAGAACTGCGTGGCAG cGTTTCACATGCAGGTGGTGAAGGCATGCAGCAATGCCTCTGATGTGGTGTGCCGCTGTATGGACGGCTTTTTCTGCAGTGAGAAAGATCGCTACACAGACCACTGCATCCAGTGTGAACCAATTCAAACTTCAACCTCACACTCAACTACAGCATCAACCACTCTGCTGAGTTCTAAACCTATGCCTAACCCGACCCCGACTCCATTTG CAGGTATGACAGACATTTGGATTTTAATTGTTGTGCTACTGAGTGTGCTACTTATCATCTTCATCACACTGCATCTCTGCCGGCAATATAAAAAGGAGTGCCTGAAGAAAT TGGTGAAGCGATGCTCACCCGGTAGTCAAAAG TTACAGGGGGACATTGTTACTACATCTTCTCAAAGAAGTGAGCCGATCAAACACATCCATGCAGAGGAGGTGCACCCACACACAGCTGCATCCACCTACAGCACCTCAGACTGCCCGACTCCTCAGCCGGTCAGCACAGAGCCGCCTCTACCTGCTGCTGGAAACCTGG gtcCTCTCCACATATATGGTGCAAACACTgtgtttgttagtttgctgaACCAGTTTGGACAGAACGCAGGAGAGAAGGATGACGAGGATGTCCACCAGCAGAGTTTAAGCGAGAGTGATATGCACTGTCCTACTCCACTTCCTCTGTCCACAGAGGAAAGGAACAGAGACAGCAGTTACATCTCTTTTCCCTCTCAAGAGCAAGGGAAAGAATGCCACATGTCCAAAGAAGAAGGATTGTAA